The following coding sequences lie in one Thalassoglobus polymorphus genomic window:
- a CDS encoding beta-ketoacyl-[acyl-carrier-protein] synthase family protein has product MPHVPENKTRSHRKADVNRVRIAVTGIGLVTPLGTETESTWDALQRGDSAARFLTEEEIESRQIPSRVRGYGARVELKNPGLHDSRSTTFALMAARQAIAQAQLSPEFQRSAGCVFGTSKTDLRATDELFAKLHEDRASQAEPDLSALFPSSPSTAVANEFQLQGPASCPVAACATGMVSLIRAAELIRHGDASTVITGSTDCSLHAGLLASYRRLGVLAKPEDDPAQACRPFDQHRGGFVVGEGAAALVLEDWDQANERGAAPLAEWVDGLIGCDPTGLTAVDSTGETLAQLIQKLLDKNQVHPRQVSTICYHGTATRMNDLTEARAIQLVFGDRPSGFGIKGAIGHLMGAAGAVEAATSVCAIKDQIIPPTANHHHHDPECPNRVTGRHAVRQPIEYLLKTSLGFGGHLAVGLLKRVTN; this is encoded by the coding sequence ATGCCTCACGTACCTGAAAACAAGACTCGCTCCCATCGCAAGGCGGACGTGAATCGTGTTCGGATCGCCGTCACCGGGATCGGACTGGTCACCCCACTCGGAACAGAAACCGAGTCAACTTGGGATGCACTTCAGCGGGGGGATTCCGCAGCCCGCTTCCTCACAGAAGAAGAAATCGAATCGAGACAGATTCCATCGCGGGTGCGAGGTTATGGGGCTCGTGTCGAACTCAAGAATCCCGGACTGCACGACTCCAGAAGTACGACATTTGCCCTCATGGCTGCCAGGCAAGCGATTGCACAGGCTCAGCTTTCTCCTGAGTTTCAACGGTCAGCTGGATGCGTTTTCGGAACAAGTAAAACAGACTTGCGAGCGACCGACGAACTCTTCGCGAAACTGCATGAGGACAGGGCGAGTCAGGCAGAACCGGACCTCAGCGCTCTCTTCCCCAGCAGCCCCTCGACTGCTGTCGCGAACGAGTTTCAGCTGCAAGGTCCGGCGAGTTGCCCCGTCGCCGCTTGTGCAACGGGCATGGTCAGTCTCATCCGAGCCGCTGAACTGATTCGACACGGTGATGCATCGACCGTAATCACTGGCAGCACCGATTGTTCATTACATGCCGGGCTTTTAGCCTCGTACAGACGGCTGGGAGTTCTGGCGAAACCGGAAGACGACCCCGCGCAGGCATGCCGGCCGTTTGACCAGCACCGAGGTGGCTTTGTGGTAGGCGAAGGAGCCGCTGCACTCGTGCTCGAAGACTGGGATCAGGCGAATGAGCGGGGAGCCGCACCACTGGCGGAATGGGTTGACGGCCTGATTGGCTGTGATCCGACAGGATTGACAGCTGTGGACTCCACCGGTGAGACTCTGGCGCAACTGATCCAAAAACTCCTGGACAAGAATCAGGTCCATCCCCGGCAGGTCTCGACCATTTGCTACCACGGGACAGCGACCCGCATGAACGACCTCACCGAAGCACGAGCAATCCAACTCGTCTTCGGAGACAGACCTTCTGGATTCGGAATCAAGGGGGCCATCGGTCATCTCATGGGAGCAGCCGGAGCGGTCGAAGCAGCGACCAGCGTTTGTGCCATCAAGGACCAGATCATCCCACCCACGGCAAACCACCATCACCACGATCCGGAATGCCCGAATCGAGTCACCGGCAGACATGCAGTTCGTCAGCCAATCGAATATCTTCTCAAAACATCACTCGGATTCGGCGGACATTTGGCAGTCGGACTGCTAAAACGAGTCACAAATTGA
- a CDS encoding HYExAFE family protein: protein MAKRSNHYDVAFENFLRLMRRPYVAVDESKRALYQDSSLKSMDFVVYSQSSTNLLVDVKGRRFPQKSGFWENWTMQDDIHSLLEWEQVFGENFRSMLVFAYEVFTPREMEYHDITWEFRQRRYAFYGVWTQDYAAAMKTRSHSWQTVNLGAHDYRKLRHPILSVL, encoded by the coding sequence ATGGCAAAACGGTCGAATCATTATGATGTTGCGTTTGAGAACTTTTTGCGTCTCATGCGTAGACCGTACGTCGCTGTCGACGAGTCAAAACGGGCGCTCTATCAGGACTCATCACTGAAGTCCATGGATTTTGTCGTCTACTCGCAATCCTCCACGAACCTGCTCGTTGATGTGAAAGGACGCCGATTTCCCCAGAAATCAGGCTTCTGGGAAAACTGGACCATGCAGGACGACATCCACAGCCTGCTCGAGTGGGAGCAAGTCTTTGGTGAGAACTTTCGCAGCATGCTCGTCTTTGCCTACGAAGTGTTCACGCCCCGAGAAATGGAGTACCATGACATCACATGGGAGTTCCGGCAGCGACGATATGCATTTTACGGAGTCTGGACCCAGGACTACGCTGCTGCCATGAAAACCCGCTCCCACAGCTGGCAAACGGTCAACTTGGGAGCCCACGATTACCGAAAGCTTCGGCATCCAATACTTTCGGTCTTGTAA
- the xylB gene encoding xylulokinase: MSVYLGIDIGTSGTKTLAVREDGEILASATVEYPLYSPQPGWSEQDPEDWWKGSVESVQLVLKRGNIAPEEVKGIGLSGQMHGSVFLDKEGKVIRRALLWNDQRTARECAEIEERAGGREALIKLVANPALTGFTAPKILWLRNHEPQHYEQVQQILLPKDYVRYRLTGEFASEVSDASGTLLLDVKARQWSSELLSKLEIDSALLPKVYESEEVSGTLTSTAATKLGLPAGVPVVGGGGDQAASAIGNGIVSRGAVSATMGTSGVVFAHSDEVQIDAGGRIHTFCHAVRDKWHVMGCVLSAGGSFQWYRNQFGQPEVAVARDMGVDPYELLTTQAAQAPAGSEGLFFLPYLTGERTPHADPNARGAWVGMSLRHGKSHLGRSVMEGATFAMRDCLELIREMQIPVEEIRVSGGGSRSQFWKQLQADVYGQEVVTINAEEGPAYGAALLATAGTGAYNDVVEACQATIRVVTQTKPCETAKATYNQAYPIYQKLYQSLKSDYLTIAEFVQGTSQN, from the coding sequence ATGAGCGTTTACCTCGGAATTGACATTGGTACCAGTGGGACAAAAACTCTCGCTGTCCGTGAGGATGGAGAGATTCTCGCCTCAGCGACTGTCGAATACCCACTCTACAGCCCGCAGCCGGGATGGTCTGAGCAAGACCCGGAAGACTGGTGGAAGGGCTCAGTGGAATCAGTACAACTCGTGCTGAAACGAGGAAACATCGCCCCCGAGGAGGTCAAAGGGATCGGGCTGAGCGGGCAGATGCACGGTTCAGTCTTTCTCGACAAAGAAGGAAAAGTGATCCGTCGTGCCCTCTTATGGAACGACCAGCGGACCGCTCGCGAATGTGCTGAAATTGAAGAACGTGCTGGCGGGCGAGAAGCTCTGATCAAGCTGGTTGCGAATCCGGCTCTGACGGGATTCACAGCCCCCAAAATCTTGTGGTTACGCAATCACGAACCTCAACACTATGAGCAAGTCCAACAGATCCTGCTCCCGAAAGATTACGTCCGCTACCGCCTCACCGGTGAGTTTGCCTCTGAGGTGAGCGACGCTTCCGGAACGCTTCTCCTTGATGTTAAAGCCAGACAATGGTCCAGCGAACTCCTGTCAAAGCTGGAGATCGATTCTGCACTTCTCCCAAAAGTTTATGAGTCCGAAGAAGTCAGTGGAACGTTAACGTCGACAGCCGCCACAAAGCTTGGGCTTCCCGCAGGCGTCCCGGTCGTTGGAGGTGGCGGAGATCAGGCAGCCAGTGCCATCGGCAACGGAATCGTCAGTCGAGGTGCTGTCTCCGCAACAATGGGGACCAGCGGTGTTGTCTTCGCTCATAGTGACGAAGTCCAAATCGACGCGGGTGGTCGCATTCACACCTTCTGCCATGCAGTCCGCGACAAATGGCACGTAATGGGTTGCGTCCTTTCAGCGGGCGGCAGCTTCCAATGGTATCGTAATCAGTTCGGACAGCCAGAAGTTGCAGTTGCTCGCGACATGGGAGTTGACCCATACGAACTCCTCACCACTCAAGCTGCTCAAGCTCCCGCTGGCTCGGAAGGACTCTTCTTCCTCCCTTACCTCACGGGTGAACGAACGCCACATGCCGATCCCAATGCACGCGGAGCCTGGGTCGGGATGAGCCTGCGTCATGGAAAGTCACACCTTGGACGTTCGGTCATGGAGGGAGCGACGTTCGCCATGCGGGACTGCCTTGAGTTGATTCGCGAAATGCAGATTCCCGTTGAAGAAATCCGGGTGTCAGGAGGCGGATCGCGGAGCCAGTTCTGGAAGCAACTCCAGGCTGATGTTTATGGACAAGAGGTCGTCACCATCAACGCTGAAGAAGGCCCCGCTTACGGAGCTGCACTTCTGGCGACCGCTGGAACCGGAGCCTACAACGATGTTGTTGAAGCCTGCCAGGCCACAATTCGAGTCGTCACGCAAACAAAACCTTGCGAGACCGCCAAAGCGACATACAATCAGGCCTATCCAATTTATCAAAAACTGTATCAGTCTCTGAAATCGGACTACCTGACGATTGCAGAGTTTGTGCAGGGAACATCCCAGAACTGA
- a CDS encoding S1C family serine protease produces MKQLIPFRRASLVGLSFLLLLLVCVVPSASAEGQAEQLRRPFWLQGQQMRKAFAQAVKDQRERVVTLYSEEEEVALGAIVESDGWIATKASQIQKATLCELSDGRRIPFEYVGFDIDLDLALLKIDAKDLEPVDWQTEEPKVGEWLITTDSRELPVGGGVMSVSRREIPKSEARGVLGIQLEMVEEAIVEQVFPNSGAENAGLIPGDFIEKVGETEILGRRHLVETIATYRPGDTILLRIIREEKPLSISATLTHPFGGFLSRIAFQEQMGGPLSFRRDDFEAVYQHDTVLRPEECGGPVVTLAGKTVGINIARAGRTSTYVLPADLIVNRIADLKTGKFPPPLVKQPESEEPVGDESASDDSTGTDDSGSDNSDEE; encoded by the coding sequence ATGAAACAACTGATTCCATTCCGCCGCGCCTCGCTCGTTGGGCTTTCTTTCTTGCTCTTGCTGCTGGTGTGCGTCGTCCCCTCTGCCTCAGCGGAAGGCCAGGCCGAGCAGTTGCGTCGACCGTTTTGGCTGCAAGGACAGCAAATGCGGAAAGCGTTCGCTCAAGCGGTGAAGGATCAGCGTGAACGTGTCGTGACACTCTACTCCGAAGAGGAAGAGGTCGCACTCGGAGCGATCGTTGAATCTGACGGTTGGATCGCGACGAAGGCGAGTCAGATTCAAAAAGCAACGCTGTGCGAGCTCTCAGACGGACGTCGAATCCCGTTCGAATATGTCGGCTTTGACATCGATCTTGATCTCGCATTATTGAAAATTGATGCCAAAGATCTGGAGCCGGTGGACTGGCAAACGGAGGAACCGAAAGTCGGAGAGTGGTTGATCACCACAGATTCCCGGGAACTCCCTGTGGGGGGTGGCGTGATGAGTGTCTCTCGACGGGAAATCCCTAAGTCCGAAGCACGTGGGGTGTTAGGGATTCAGTTGGAGATGGTGGAGGAGGCGATTGTCGAGCAGGTCTTTCCGAACAGTGGAGCAGAGAATGCGGGGCTGATCCCCGGAGATTTCATCGAGAAAGTCGGTGAGACCGAGATTCTCGGACGGCGACATTTGGTCGAAACGATTGCCACATATCGCCCGGGCGACACGATTTTGTTGCGGATTATTCGAGAAGAAAAACCTCTTTCGATTTCAGCAACATTGACTCATCCCTTTGGAGGCTTTCTCTCCAGGATTGCATTTCAGGAACAGATGGGAGGACCGCTCAGTTTTCGCCGTGATGACTTCGAAGCGGTCTATCAGCACGATACCGTGCTTCGACCCGAAGAGTGTGGCGGCCCGGTTGTGACTCTCGCAGGCAAGACAGTCGGAATCAACATTGCCCGTGCAGGTCGGACATCTACGTACGTTCTACCAGCTGATCTGATCGTGAATCGAATTGCAGACCTGAAAACAGGCAAGTTCCCTCCCCCGCTCGTCAAGCAGCCTGAGAGTGAAGAACCTGTTGGCGATGAATCTGCAAGTGATGACTCGACCGGAACCGATGATTCAGGAAGCGATAATTCTGATGAAGAATAA
- a CDS encoding RsmE family RNA methyltransferase produces MADRFYFDGDWRDVAAKGVVNLTGSEAHHLSKVLRKKVDDLVELFDGRGQQATAKLIRVGKRDADLELLNAPQPCVKKLPRVTLAVAPPKGDRFRWLIEKATEIGVAHFIPLRTERSVVLPGGTKLEKLHQTMIAACKQSGRDQFMEIAAPIDLQHLPESLSGNDQLYYGDVPREDIVTSLNDKNSDENGVVVVIGPEGGLTEAEIDQLREWGGQPLSVSPHVLRIETAAIAVASLLVSSFLLRSD; encoded by the coding sequence ATGGCTGACCGCTTTTATTTTGATGGAGACTGGAGAGACGTGGCAGCCAAGGGTGTCGTCAACTTGACAGGCTCGGAAGCACACCATCTTTCCAAAGTGCTCCGCAAGAAAGTTGATGATCTCGTTGAACTTTTCGACGGTCGAGGCCAGCAGGCGACGGCGAAGTTGATTCGGGTTGGGAAGCGTGATGCCGATCTTGAGCTATTGAATGCCCCACAACCCTGCGTAAAAAAGTTGCCTCGGGTGACTTTGGCAGTCGCACCTCCGAAAGGAGATCGCTTTCGTTGGTTGATCGAAAAAGCGACTGAAATTGGTGTCGCTCATTTCATCCCGCTGCGGACGGAACGCTCGGTTGTTCTCCCCGGAGGGACAAAACTGGAGAAGCTGCATCAGACAATGATCGCTGCCTGTAAACAATCGGGGCGAGACCAGTTCATGGAGATCGCAGCACCGATCGACTTGCAGCATTTGCCAGAGTCTCTCTCTGGAAATGACCAGTTGTACTATGGAGATGTTCCCCGGGAAGACATTGTGACTTCATTGAATGACAAAAATAGTGACGAAAATGGAGTCGTCGTTGTCATCGGTCCAGAGGGAGGTTTGACGGAGGCGGAAATCGACCAACTTCGCGAGTGGGGCGGACAGCCTCTCTCAGTTTCTCCGCACGTTTTACGTATTGAGACAGCCGCCATCGCGGTTGCGAGCCTGCTCGTCTCAAGCTTTTTGCTGCGATCTGACTGA
- a CDS encoding sigma-54-dependent Fis family transcriptional regulator codes for MKTAHRSHTESSTLLFEQGSGSISMEDTQWMSWVEAPWLQRTATYSSLIRFCERLVQVDLLPELVTEIAAEFGVPRCSLVARNRSWETIVSRGEPLASLPGALLADVVDKDAAVWTTSADDSPVMLLPTASSAQHVLVLSGPRLDASQLTEGLGVGRVVGQRLNQLNRVAKAERHVDRMRTMIGLAHSFAGEKDTQTLLERIAEEACRLLKTDRASIFIWDKEQKLLIACPALGVEGGKLFLPDNKGIVGDTIHGAKPIVVDDAYTDRRFDQTVDKKSGYTTRNLLCVPLFDADGECIGAFELINKLDGDFNDDDLNSLQDFGVQTSIAIKNTLELENLVRSNQNLTERVSTGVAIIGESESINALRGTIERLAATDLPVLVLGESGTGKEVAAQALHHQGPRAARPFVAVNCAALTETLLESELFGHEKGAFTDAQSTHVGKFELAEGGTLFLDEIGDMSVGGQAKLLRVLEQKVITRVGGTQSIPVNVRVLAATNANLVESVREKQFRQDLYYRLSVVTIELPALRDRPEDIVPLANFFLKRFCADANRKPLPISSDAEKRLQMHGWPGNVRELRNLMERVAFLSAGDRVEAEDLAFILSPQRDAFDDLSDGIGLAEATNKFQREYIKRAVKRMQGNMSDAAEFLDLHRSNLYRKMRQLGMEVDDVKP; via the coding sequence ATGAAGACGGCTCATCGCAGTCACACAGAGTCGAGTACGCTGCTCTTTGAGCAGGGAAGCGGGAGCATTTCAATGGAGGATACTCAATGGATGTCGTGGGTCGAGGCCCCTTGGTTGCAACGGACAGCGACCTACTCTTCTCTGATCCGATTTTGTGAGCGACTTGTTCAGGTCGATCTCCTCCCCGAACTCGTCACCGAGATTGCAGCGGAGTTCGGTGTCCCTCGCTGTTCGTTGGTCGCTCGAAACCGGAGTTGGGAGACAATCGTCTCTCGTGGCGAGCCTTTGGCATCGTTGCCCGGGGCTTTGCTCGCCGATGTCGTCGACAAAGATGCTGCTGTCTGGACGACGTCTGCGGACGACAGCCCTGTGATGCTTTTGCCGACCGCTTCATCGGCCCAACATGTCCTCGTTCTATCGGGGCCGCGCCTCGATGCCTCTCAGCTGACAGAAGGTTTGGGTGTGGGGCGAGTGGTCGGTCAGCGACTGAACCAGCTCAATCGAGTCGCCAAAGCGGAACGCCATGTCGACCGCATGAGAACAATGATCGGTTTGGCGCACTCTTTCGCTGGGGAGAAAGATACGCAAACTCTTTTGGAACGGATCGCTGAAGAGGCCTGCAGGCTCTTAAAAACAGACCGTGCGAGTATCTTCATCTGGGACAAGGAACAAAAACTTCTCATCGCCTGTCCGGCGTTGGGTGTTGAGGGAGGCAAGCTCTTTCTGCCGGACAATAAGGGAATTGTCGGCGATACCATTCATGGTGCGAAACCGATCGTTGTCGATGATGCCTACACCGATCGGCGCTTCGACCAAACGGTCGATAAAAAAAGTGGCTACACCACACGAAACCTGCTTTGTGTTCCGCTCTTTGATGCAGATGGTGAGTGCATCGGAGCCTTTGAGCTCATCAATAAGCTGGATGGCGATTTTAACGATGATGACCTGAATTCGCTGCAGGATTTTGGTGTGCAAACTTCGATTGCCATTAAGAATACTCTGGAGTTGGAAAATCTGGTTCGCAGCAATCAGAACCTCACCGAGAGAGTCTCGACCGGTGTTGCAATTATCGGTGAGAGTGAGTCGATCAACGCTCTCCGTGGAACGATTGAACGACTCGCTGCGACTGATTTGCCAGTTTTGGTACTTGGAGAAAGTGGAACGGGAAAAGAAGTTGCTGCTCAGGCTCTGCATCATCAAGGACCGCGCGCGGCCCGACCTTTCGTCGCTGTGAACTGTGCAGCTTTGACAGAAACGCTTCTCGAAAGTGAGCTGTTCGGCCATGAAAAGGGAGCGTTCACCGATGCTCAGTCGACTCATGTTGGAAAGTTTGAACTCGCCGAGGGGGGGACGTTATTTCTTGACGAAATCGGAGATATGAGTGTTGGCGGGCAAGCGAAGTTACTGAGAGTTCTGGAGCAGAAAGTGATCACCCGCGTTGGGGGGACACAGTCGATTCCTGTCAATGTTCGCGTGTTGGCAGCGACGAATGCGAATCTGGTGGAAAGTGTTCGTGAGAAACAATTTCGGCAGGATTTGTACTATCGTCTAAGTGTTGTGACGATCGAACTTCCCGCACTGCGTGATCGTCCAGAAGATATCGTTCCGCTGGCGAATTTCTTTCTCAAACGATTCTGTGCAGACGCGAATCGTAAACCGCTACCGATCTCTTCCGATGCTGAGAAGCGATTGCAGATGCACGGTTGGCCTGGCAATGTGCGCGAATTACGGAATCTGATGGAGCGTGTCGCCTTCCTCTCTGCAGGAGATCGCGTCGAGGCTGAAGACCTTGCGTTTATTCTCAGCCCACAACGTGATGCATTCGACGATCTTTCTGATGGGATCGGGCTTGCTGAAGCGACAAACAAATTTCAGCGTGAGTACATCAAGCGAGCCGTCAAACGGATGCAGGGGAACATGAGCGACGCTGCGGAATTCCTCGACCTGCATCGCTCGAATCTGTACCGGAAAATGCGTCAGCTCGGAATGGAAGTTGATGACGTCAAACCGTAA
- a CDS encoding 3-keto-disaccharide hydrolase yields the protein MRVTACLLTLTCLCSFAAAENEAPEGYRSLFNGKDLTGWHGMPHFNPDQLAAMSEEDRAAKMKEWNQSISEHWKVEDGAIVNDGHGAYLTTDDSFRDYELLIDYKTVPTADSGIYLKNTPQVQIWDHTHEPAFKHGSDKGSGALWNNSAGAPGKFPTKVMDKPFGEWNQFKIRQIGARTTVWLNGEKVVDNAIMENYWDKERKVPLRASGQIQLQTHGGEIQWRNIAIKEFTPKEAVKILAEERAEGFESIFNGKDLKGWSGPTENYEVVDGSIRCKEGKGGTLHTDKKYADFVASVQFKVPPGGNNGLAIRYPGKGNPAFDGMTELQVLDSEHPKYAKLDPRQYHGSAYGMAPAFRGYLYEPGEWNYQEVTVVGPEITVELNGNIILKTDLSKITDYMHKNKDPKVDTHPGKNLKEGYFGFAGHNDAVQFREVMIKELK from the coding sequence TTGCGCGTTACTGCCTGTTTACTCACACTGACCTGCCTTTGCTCATTTGCAGCGGCAGAGAACGAAGCTCCGGAAGGCTACCGTTCTCTTTTCAATGGAAAAGACCTCACAGGTTGGCACGGAATGCCACACTTCAATCCAGATCAACTGGCTGCCATGTCTGAAGAAGACAGAGCTGCCAAGATGAAAGAGTGGAATCAGTCAATTTCTGAACACTGGAAAGTGGAAGATGGAGCGATCGTCAACGATGGCCATGGAGCCTACCTGACCACCGACGATTCCTTCCGGGACTACGAATTACTCATCGATTACAAAACTGTCCCGACTGCAGATAGCGGAATCTATCTGAAAAACACTCCGCAAGTTCAAATTTGGGACCACACCCATGAACCTGCATTCAAACACGGTTCCGACAAAGGCTCAGGAGCACTGTGGAACAACAGCGCCGGAGCACCTGGAAAATTCCCCACAAAGGTGATGGATAAACCATTCGGAGAATGGAACCAGTTCAAAATTCGTCAAATCGGTGCCCGCACAACAGTTTGGCTCAACGGCGAAAAAGTTGTCGACAACGCCATCATGGAAAACTACTGGGATAAAGAACGCAAAGTTCCACTGAGAGCGAGTGGACAGATTCAATTGCAAACACACGGTGGTGAAATTCAGTGGCGAAACATTGCCATTAAAGAATTCACTCCAAAGGAAGCTGTGAAAATTCTCGCAGAAGAACGTGCAGAAGGTTTCGAGAGCATCTTCAACGGAAAAGACCTGAAAGGCTGGAGCGGCCCGACCGAGAACTATGAAGTTGTCGACGGCAGCATTCGCTGTAAAGAAGGCAAAGGTGGCACTCTGCATACCGACAAGAAGTACGCCGACTTCGTGGCGAGCGTGCAGTTCAAAGTTCCACCCGGAGGCAACAATGGACTCGCCATTCGCTACCCAGGTAAAGGGAACCCAGCCTTCGATGGCATGACAGAACTTCAGGTTCTCGATTCAGAACACCCCAAGTACGCCAAGCTCGATCCACGACAATATCACGGGTCTGCATACGGAATGGCACCTGCGTTTCGTGGCTACTTGTACGAGCCTGGTGAATGGAACTATCAGGAAGTGACAGTTGTTGGTCCAGAAATCACAGTCGAGTTGAATGGTAACATCATCCTGAAAACAGACCTGAGTAAAATCACGGACTACATGCACAAAAATAAAGACCCAAAGGTCGACACGCATCCAGGCAAAAACCTGAAAGAAGGTTACTTCGGATTCGCAGGCCACAACGACGCCGTCCAGTTCCGCGAAGTCATGATCAAAGAACTCAAGTAG
- the scpB gene encoding SMC-Scp complex subunit ScpB, whose translation MLTKQTTQFGNPSGTCQVALSRLGKVESGWKWRFRIRRAAELIANTSQESATTRSPKMARLEAALFVAERALSLRKLTQVATLADVKEAASLIEQLNANYDADGSAFRIERVAVGYKMFTLPRLSKWLDRIHDRQSYMKLSPPAMETLSIIAYRQPCTRADVESIRGVQASEMIKQLMEKSLVRIVGEDDSLGRPYLYGTTKLFLETFGLTNLNQLPMADQLSKQPETEQDADLTEDEQPDQQAA comes from the coding sequence ATGTTGACGAAGCAAACAACGCAATTTGGCAATCCCTCAGGAACGTGCCAAGTTGCGTTGTCACGTTTGGGGAAAGTTGAATCTGGCTGGAAATGGCGTTTCCGAATTCGACGTGCCGCTGAACTGATCGCGAACACCTCTCAGGAATCGGCTACAACACGCTCACCGAAAATGGCTCGTCTGGAAGCTGCACTTTTCGTTGCAGAGCGGGCTCTTTCGCTTCGCAAGCTGACGCAAGTGGCAACTCTGGCAGATGTGAAAGAAGCGGCGTCACTGATCGAGCAACTCAATGCCAACTACGATGCCGATGGCTCAGCCTTTCGCATTGAACGCGTCGCGGTGGGGTATAAAATGTTTACGCTTCCGCGACTCTCAAAATGGTTGGACCGTATCCACGACCGCCAGTCATACATGAAACTCTCTCCGCCAGCGATGGAAACTCTCTCGATAATTGCTTATCGACAACCATGTACCCGGGCAGATGTGGAATCGATTCGAGGTGTTCAGGCCTCGGAAATGATCAAACAACTGATGGAAAAAAGTCTCGTCCGGATCGTTGGCGAAGACGACTCTCTGGGCCGACCCTATCTGTACGGGACAACAAAGCTGTTCCTGGAAACCTTCGGTTTGACCAATTTGAATCAACTTCCAATGGCAGACCAGTTGAGCAAACAACCGGAAACAGAGCAGGACGCCGATCTTACAGAAGACGAACAGCCAGACCAACAAGCCGCGTAG
- a CDS encoding DUF1559 family PulG-like putative transporter, whose protein sequence is MKTKVISPGLPKVQSYLQPRSSIKRNGVCPVPDNASTVDSMLRRKLLSARLRGGFTIVEMLVCIAVLGLLLAILVPAVQQVRSTSRRMQCANNLRQIGLAMHSFQEEKKVFPGFRYNYDLLPYLEQRNAWELIENGSGMVLGASLEGVGSEDNYPGISFPVYSCPSDPAQSIARNRALNYRMNMRTGWGEPNGDGFLGLDGGGIRPADVRDGLSQTAALSERLLHRGFKEQGIPASGTFKPTQDQRLRRMATTDPFRGEGQLDEFAEACRKSPVWFGGPWNQVICTPFAFGCSGFNYNHILTPNQNSCYNGVPDPEGQSLKYSAQSASSLHSGGVNVLFGDGAVRFTSENVSESVWRALGTRSGGESNTQIF, encoded by the coding sequence ATGAAGACAAAGGTAATATCTCCCGGCCTACCAAAGGTACAATCATATTTACAGCCCCGCTCCTCAATAAAAAGGAACGGTGTTTGCCCTGTTCCAGATAACGCGTCTACGGTCGATTCAATGTTAAGACGCAAACTATTATCGGCAAGATTGCGAGGCGGTTTCACGATCGTTGAAATGCTCGTCTGCATCGCAGTGCTTGGCCTGTTGCTGGCGATCCTAGTTCCGGCAGTGCAGCAAGTTCGTTCGACTTCCCGGAGAATGCAATGCGCTAACAATCTGCGCCAGATTGGTCTTGCAATGCACAGTTTCCAGGAAGAGAAAAAAGTCTTCCCCGGCTTTCGCTATAATTATGATCTCCTCCCATACTTAGAGCAGCGTAATGCATGGGAACTGATTGAAAATGGTAGTGGAATGGTCTTGGGGGCATCTCTCGAGGGAGTTGGGTCCGAAGATAACTATCCGGGAATCTCGTTCCCTGTGTACTCTTGTCCATCAGACCCTGCTCAATCCATCGCGAGAAATCGGGCCCTCAACTATCGCATGAACATGAGAACAGGCTGGGGAGAACCAAATGGTGATGGTTTTTTGGGGCTGGATGGAGGTGGAATCAGGCCAGCAGACGTTCGAGACGGCCTTTCGCAGACTGCTGCGTTGAGTGAACGACTACTTCACCGGGGGTTCAAAGAGCAGGGGATCCCAGCTTCCGGGACGTTCAAGCCAACGCAAGACCAACGCCTTCGAAGAATGGCAACCACAGATCCTTTTCGTGGAGAAGGGCAATTAGACGAGTTTGCTGAGGCATGCCGCAAGTCTCCAGTTTGGTTTGGTGGCCCATGGAATCAAGTGATTTGCACACCTTTTGCATTTGGGTGCAGTGGGTTCAATTACAACCACATTTTGACACCAAATCAGAACAGTTGCTACAACGGAGTTCCTGACCCTGAAGGGCAAAGCTTGAAGTACTCTGCACAATCTGCGAGTAGTTTGCACAGTGGTGGAGTGAACGTTTTGTTTGGGGATGGTGCCGTACGATTCACAAGTGAAAACGTTAGCGAATCTGTCTGGCGGGCACTCGGGACGCGTTCAGGAGGGGAATCGAACACCCAGATTTTCTAA